Proteins found in one Acidimicrobiia bacterium genomic segment:
- a CDS encoding pyridoxamine 5'-phosphate oxidase family protein, giving the protein MSDQLYCNEDATYAPTAQTAVRRLPERAHYDRATVHAILDEALVCHVGFVHDGRPVVIPTTFVRDGETLFVHGSPASRMLRTLSREIDACVTVTLLDGLVLARSTVHHSMNYRSVVVLGRARRIDDLGTRDAALRALVEHVVPGRTAQARAATEKELRGTLVLAVDLEHVSAKVRTGGPLDEEADLSLPVWAGEIPLRMVRGEPVPDPLVHNSRS; this is encoded by the coding sequence ATGAGTGATCAGTTGTACTGTAACGAAGACGCGACGTACGCGCCAACGGCCCAGACGGCCGTCCGCCGTCTTCCTGAGCGCGCGCACTACGACCGCGCCACCGTGCACGCGATCCTCGACGAGGCGCTCGTGTGCCACGTCGGCTTCGTGCACGACGGCCGCCCCGTCGTCATCCCCACCACGTTCGTGCGCGACGGCGAGACGCTCTTCGTGCACGGCTCTCCGGCGAGCCGGATGCTGCGCACGTTGTCGCGCGAGATCGACGCGTGCGTCACGGTCACGCTGCTCGACGGCCTGGTGCTCGCACGCTCGACCGTGCACCACTCGATGAACTACCGCTCGGTCGTCGTGCTCGGGCGCGCCCGCCGGATCGACGACCTCGGCACACGCGACGCCGCGCTGCGTGCGCTCGTCGAGCACGTCGTGCCCGGCCGCACGGCGCAGGCCCGCGCCGCGACCGAGAAGGAGCTGCGCGGCACGCTCGTGCTCGCGGTCGACCTCGAGCACGTGTCCGCGAAGGTGCGCACGGGCGGTCCGCTCGACGAGGAGGCCGACCTGTCACTGCCGGTCTGGGCGGGCGAGATCCCGCTGCGGATGGTGCGCGGCGAGCCCGTCCCCGACCCGTTGGTACACAACTCGCGGTCATAG
- a CDS encoding aminotransferase class I/II-fold pyridoxal phosphate-dependent enzyme — protein sequence MAERYRITGRTASEIAGSVERLVAKGEIPPGARLPTVRDLAARAGVAPATVAAAYRELARRGITEGAGRLGTRVRDAAPLPVVPHAPLPPGVFDLVDGGPDPALLPPLGPVLRRARPSRAGYGEGPVLPALSDVARGALEADGIPVTRVAVVSGALDGVERVLRAHLRVGDRVAVEDPGFASVHDLVAALGMRRTPVGVDDDGPQPDSLERALRDGARAVVVTPRAQNPTGAAIGADRARALRTVLRAHPDVVVVEDDHAGAIAGAPGTTLVDARRARWAVVRSVAKALGPDLRVAMLTADATTIDRVEGAQRVGPGWVSWLLQEIVADLLCDRATQRLLDRAAATYARRRDALVGALGRHGIASHARSGLNVWIPVPAEATVVSALLVSGWGVSAGERFRIASAPAIRVNVARLAPDDARRLADDLAGALGAPGARATSR from the coding sequence ATGGCAGAACGTTATCGGATCACGGGGCGCACGGCGAGCGAGATCGCCGGCAGCGTCGAGCGGCTCGTCGCGAAGGGCGAGATCCCGCCCGGCGCCCGCCTGCCGACCGTGCGCGACCTCGCGGCGCGAGCGGGTGTCGCGCCCGCGACGGTCGCGGCCGCATACCGCGAGCTCGCTCGTCGCGGGATCACCGAGGGGGCGGGGCGGCTCGGGACGCGTGTGCGCGACGCCGCGCCGTTGCCGGTCGTGCCCCACGCGCCGCTCCCGCCCGGCGTCTTCGATCTCGTCGACGGCGGACCTGATCCCGCGCTGTTGCCGCCCCTCGGGCCCGTCCTCCGTCGCGCCCGGCCGAGCCGCGCGGGATACGGCGAGGGCCCCGTTCTCCCCGCGCTGTCCGATGTCGCGCGCGGCGCGCTCGAGGCCGACGGCATCCCCGTCACGCGCGTCGCGGTCGTGAGTGGCGCGCTCGACGGCGTCGAGCGCGTGCTGCGCGCCCATCTGCGCGTCGGCGACCGCGTCGCGGTCGAGGATCCGGGCTTCGCGTCGGTGCACGACCTGGTGGCCGCGCTCGGGATGCGTCGGACACCGGTCGGGGTCGACGACGACGGGCCGCAGCCCGACTCGCTCGAGCGCGCGCTGCGCGACGGCGCTCGTGCGGTCGTCGTCACGCCGCGCGCCCAGAACCCGACTGGCGCCGCGATCGGCGCCGACCGCGCACGCGCCCTGCGAACCGTCCTGCGCGCGCATCCCGATGTCGTCGTGGTCGAGGACGACCACGCGGGCGCGATCGCGGGTGCACCCGGCACGACGCTCGTCGACGCCCGCCGCGCCCGTTGGGCCGTCGTCCGCTCGGTCGCCAAGGCCCTCGGCCCCGACCTCCGTGTCGCGATGCTGACCGCCGACGCGACGACCATCGACCGCGTGGAAGGCGCGCAGCGGGTCGGACCCGGATGGGTCAGCTGGCTGCTGCAGGAGATCGTCGCGGACCTCCTGTGCGACCGCGCGACGCAACGCCTCCTCGACCGCGCCGCGGCGACGTACGCGCGCCGGCGGGACGCGCTCGTGGGAGCGCTCGGCCGTCACGGCATCGCGTCACACGCGCGCTCCGGGCTCAACGTCTGGATCCCGGTCCCCGCGGAGGCGACCGTCGTGAGCGCGCTCCTCGTCTCGGGGTGGGGCGTGAGCGCGGGGGAGCGGTTCCGGATCGCGAGCGCGCCGGCGATCCGCGTGAACGTCGCCCGGCTCGCGCCCGACGACGCGCGCCGGCTCGCCGACGACCTCGCCGGCGCGCTCGGAGCACCCGGCGCCCGAGCGACGTCGCGCTGA
- a CDS encoding PAC2 family protein produces MAGLVWEDRPRLRRPVMVAGFEGWNDAGDAASDAATWIVRNFDASCFAWIDPEEHFDFQSNRPRVELVDGVTRRITWPENRFYAVATGSDDHDLVVLRGVEPNLSWRSFCASVIEVARSTGCELVVTLGALLADVPHTRPVRITGSATDPELIERLHLQSSRYEGPTGIVGVLHDECRRAGLASVSLWAPVPHYVASPPNPPATRELLARLADLTRFSVRLDSLDATAVAWREQVSEAVAGDDDVRAYVSQLERQVDEAEPGLEMRSGESIAAELERYLREREQRGEA; encoded by the coding sequence ATGGCAGGTCTCGTCTGGGAGGACCGGCCCCGGTTGCGGCGGCCCGTGATGGTCGCGGGGTTCGAAGGTTGGAACGACGCCGGCGACGCGGCGTCCGACGCGGCGACGTGGATCGTCCGCAACTTCGACGCGTCCTGCTTCGCGTGGATCGACCCCGAGGAGCACTTCGACTTCCAGTCGAACCGTCCGCGTGTCGAGCTCGTGGACGGCGTGACCCGCCGCATCACGTGGCCCGAGAACCGCTTCTACGCGGTGGCGACGGGGAGCGACGACCACGACCTGGTCGTGCTCCGGGGCGTCGAGCCGAATCTGTCGTGGCGGTCGTTCTGCGCGTCGGTGATCGAGGTCGCGCGCTCGACGGGCTGCGAGCTGGTCGTGACCCTCGGCGCGCTGCTCGCCGACGTGCCGCACACGCGGCCCGTCAGGATCACCGGATCGGCCACCGATCCCGAGCTCATCGAGCGACTGCACCTGCAGAGCTCGCGCTACGAGGGCCCGACCGGCATCGTCGGCGTGCTCCACGACGAGTGCCGGCGAGCCGGCCTCGCGTCGGTGTCGCTGTGGGCGCCGGTCCCGCACTACGTCGCGTCGCCACCGAACCCGCCCGCGACGCGGGAGCTGCTCGCCCGGCTGGCCGATCTGACGCGCTTCAGCGTCCGCCTCGACTCCCTCGACGCGACCGCCGTCGCGTGGCGGGAGCAGGTGAGCGAGGCGGTCGCCGGTGACGACGACGTGCGCGCGTACGTGAGCCAGCTCGAGCGCCAGGTCGACGAAGCGGAGCCCGGGCTGGAGATGCGCAGCGGCGAGTCGATCGCCGCGGAGCTCGAACGGTACCTGCGCGAGCGCGAGCAGCGCGGCGAGGCCTGA
- a CDS encoding phosphotransferase family protein: protein MSDATGVDLERLRPYFARHVDGAGDAPLHADLIAGGRSNLTYVIGDGEREWVLRRPPLGHVLPTAHDMAREYRVLAALDGTDVPVPHPYVLCEDTDVIGAPFYVMEKVDGIILRTPEETARLDKDVARRCSIELVDVMARIHGVDYERVGLGDFGHPDGFVERQVRRWGEQWERSKTRELPAIDELARRLRAALPPSPPPTIVHGDYRLDNTMLAADDPGRIVAVLDWEMATLGDPLTDVGLFLLYWGQGDAQIIATGRNVATDTGFISRDEVIDRYAATSGRSVDNLDFYVVLAAYKLAIIVEGIHARFLMGKTLGSGFETMGESVVRLSEWALEQADKSSIPALRA, encoded by the coding sequence ATGAGCGACGCGACGGGTGTCGATCTCGAACGGCTCCGGCCGTACTTCGCGCGCCACGTCGACGGCGCGGGTGACGCGCCGCTCCATGCGGACCTGATCGCGGGCGGGCGGTCGAACCTCACCTACGTGATCGGTGACGGTGAGCGGGAGTGGGTGCTGCGCCGACCGCCGCTCGGCCACGTGCTGCCGACCGCGCACGACATGGCCCGTGAGTACCGCGTGCTGGCCGCGCTCGACGGGACGGACGTGCCCGTTCCGCATCCGTACGTCCTGTGCGAGGACACCGACGTCATCGGCGCGCCCTTCTACGTGATGGAGAAGGTCGACGGCATCATCCTGCGCACGCCGGAGGAGACCGCCCGCCTCGACAAGGACGTCGCCCGCCGGTGCTCGATCGAGCTGGTCGACGTCATGGCCCGGATCCACGGCGTCGACTACGAGCGCGTCGGGCTCGGCGACTTCGGTCACCCCGACGGGTTCGTCGAACGTCAGGTCCGCCGGTGGGGCGAGCAGTGGGAGCGGTCCAAGACGCGCGAGCTGCCCGCGATCGACGAGCTCGCCCGGCGGTTGCGCGCCGCGCTCCCACCGTCGCCGCCGCCCACGATCGTGCACGGCGACTACCGGCTCGACAACACGATGCTCGCGGCCGACGACCCCGGTCGCATCGTCGCGGTCCTCGACTGGGAGATGGCGACGCTGGGGGACCCGCTGACCGACGTCGGCCTGTTCCTCCTGTACTGGGGACAGGGCGACGCGCAGATCATCGCGACGGGCCGCAACGTCGCGACGGACACCGGCTTCATCTCGCGCGACGAGGTGATCGACCGGTACGCCGCGACGAGCGGGCGCTCCGTCGACAACCTCGACTTCTACGTCGTGCTCGCCGCGTACAAGCTCGCGATCATCGTCGAGGGCATCCACGCGCGGTTCCTCATGGGCAAGACGCTCGGTTCCGGGTTCGAGACGATGGGCGAGTCGGTCGTGCGCCTGTCGGAGTGGGCGCTCGAGCAGGCCGACAAGTCGTCGATCCCCGCATTGCGCGCCTGA
- a CDS encoding WhiB family transcriptional regulator → MAAESLSNLVFTGTLAWTGDAACRGQTSLFFAPAGERPEARVVREARARAICTDCPVVEPCRQWAREQREYGFWGGESEEERAAAGFRVDMPVGRVARYPKGNGQPVAPRTPRVA, encoded by the coding sequence ATGGCCGCAGAGAGCCTTTCGAACCTGGTGTTCACCGGCACGCTGGCCTGGACGGGCGACGCCGCCTGTCGGGGGCAGACCAGCCTGTTCTTCGCGCCGGCAGGGGAACGACCGGAGGCGCGGGTCGTTCGTGAAGCACGGGCTCGGGCCATCTGCACCGACTGTCCCGTCGTGGAGCCGTGCCGTCAGTGGGCGCGCGAGCAGCGTGAGTACGGCTTCTGGGGCGGCGAGTCCGAGGAGGAGCGCGCCGCCGCGGGGTTCCGCGTCGACATGCCCGTCGGCCGGGTCGCCCGGTACCCGAAGGGGAACGGGCAGCCGGTCGCGCCGCGCACACCGCGCGTCGCCTGA
- a CDS encoding LysR substrate-binding domain-containing protein, whose protein sequence is MELRHLDVLLAIEAEGSFTAAADALNTVQSNVSEQVRQLEDELGVELLVRGRKGARPTECGDVVLERARRIRRELDGLREDVSMLQGLEAGTASFGVVGTASRWLVPALVADMRGRASGVSLRIVEGASERLVAEVLGQELALALVTEPVMDARVSVEHLMDEALVGLVGAGVKLPPDPVPLQALAQFPMILPPPNNPLRIEIDAAAHARGFSLSVPVEVEGIRLISDLVAAGAGVSVLPETATAPASEGVRRVTIADMPPRRLALVCARDSHLSLADRAVRDCVLRIVAGHART, encoded by the coding sequence GTGGAGCTACGTCACCTCGACGTGTTGCTGGCCATCGAGGCGGAGGGGTCGTTCACCGCCGCTGCCGATGCCCTGAACACGGTCCAGTCAAACGTGTCCGAGCAGGTTCGCCAGCTGGAGGACGAGCTCGGCGTCGAGCTGCTCGTCCGGGGCCGCAAGGGGGCGCGCCCGACCGAGTGCGGCGACGTCGTGCTCGAGCGGGCCCGCCGCATCCGGCGCGAGCTCGACGGGCTCCGTGAGGACGTCTCGATGCTGCAGGGCCTCGAGGCCGGTACGGCGAGCTTCGGCGTCGTCGGCACCGCGAGCCGGTGGCTGGTCCCCGCGCTGGTCGCGGACATGCGCGGCCGCGCGAGCGGGGTGTCGCTGCGCATCGTCGAGGGCGCGTCCGAGCGGCTCGTCGCCGAGGTCCTCGGGCAGGAGCTCGCGCTCGCACTCGTCACCGAGCCCGTCATGGACGCGCGCGTCAGCGTCGAGCACCTGATGGACGAGGCCCTCGTCGGCCTCGTCGGCGCCGGGGTCAAGCTCCCGCCCGACCCCGTGCCGCTGCAGGCGCTCGCGCAGTTCCCGATGATCCTTCCCCCGCCCAACAACCCCCTCCGGATCGAGATCGACGCCGCCGCACACGCGCGCGGGTTCTCGTTGTCCGTCCCGGTCGAGGTCGAGGGCATCCGGTTGATCTCCGACCTCGTGGCCGCGGGCGCGGGCGTCTCCGTCCTGCCCGAGACCGCGACCGCGCCCGCGTCCGAGGGCGTACGACGCGTCACCATCGCCGACATGCCACCCCGCCGCCTCGCACTCGTCTGCGCGCGCGATTCGCACCTGTCACTCGCGGACCGAGCGGTGCGCGACTGCGTCCTGCGCATCGTCGCCGGGCACGCGCGGACGTGA
- a CDS encoding LapA family protein yields MDDRGRQPRNLITPRHVVAAIVVAIVLWFAFANSQRVRVDFLVTHRNSRLIYVIIGSAILGAIADRLITWRRGRERDGR; encoded by the coding sequence GTGGACGATCGGGGACGGCAGCCGCGGAACCTGATCACGCCTCGTCACGTCGTCGCCGCGATCGTCGTCGCGATCGTCCTGTGGTTCGCGTTCGCGAACAGCCAGCGCGTCCGCGTCGACTTCCTCGTGACGCACCGCAACTCGCGCCTGATCTACGTGATCATCGGCTCCGCGATCCTCGGTGCCATCGCCGATCGGTTGATCACGTGGCGGCGCGGTCGGGAGCGTGACGGTCGCTGA
- a CDS encoding VOC family protein: MPETVDLDHVAIGTPDARDAIRYLVGELGGLVLFGGQGPGFRPMQIRLGDAREGMTVELLEPWDTDKNDFLARFVARHGEGPHHMTFKVPDLPAMLDRVDDAGFHPVAVDMSDPTWKEAFLHPRESHGTVVQLAEAHEDLPDLTALVAWVGEHGPRTNPQWWPDPPVRGARAARLRRVVLTTPSVDATLDLFAGVLDGKVVESGEGWTELVWPGGGRIRFEQRPGSPGIDRLEGDVLGARVDTTLAGAHLVLHPRGDWPAPTVSDRHAPDRAAT, from the coding sequence ATGCCTGAGACCGTCGACCTCGACCATGTCGCGATCGGGACGCCCGACGCGCGCGACGCGATCCGGTACCTCGTGGGCGAGCTCGGCGGCCTCGTCCTGTTCGGCGGGCAGGGTCCCGGGTTCCGGCCGATGCAGATCCGTCTCGGCGACGCGCGCGAGGGCATGACGGTCGAGCTGCTCGAGCCGTGGGACACCGACAAGAACGACTTCCTCGCGCGCTTCGTCGCCCGTCACGGCGAGGGACCGCACCACATGACGTTCAAGGTTCCCGACCTTCCCGCGATGCTCGACCGCGTCGACGACGCGGGCTTCCATCCCGTCGCGGTCGACATGTCCGACCCGACGTGGAAGGAGGCGTTCCTCCACCCGCGCGAGTCGCACGGCACGGTCGTGCAGCTCGCCGAGGCGCACGAGGATCTCCCCGACCTCACCGCGCTCGTCGCGTGGGTCGGCGAGCACGGCCCCCGCACGAATCCTCAGTGGTGGCCGGACCCGCCGGTCCGCGGTGCGCGCGCCGCGCGCCTCCGCCGCGTCGTGCTCACGACGCCGTCGGTCGACGCGACGCTCGACCTGTTCGCCGGCGTGCTCGACGGCAAGGTGGTGGAGAGCGGCGAGGGCTGGACCGAGCTCGTATGGCCCGGGGGCGGGCGCATCCGGTTCGAGCAGCGCCCGGGATCACCCGGCATCGACCGGCTCGAGGGCGACGTGCTCGGCGCGCGCGTCGACACGACGCTCGCCGGGGCGCATCTCGTGCTGCACCCGCGCGGCGACTGGCCCGCGCCCACGGTCAGCGACCGTCACGCTCCCGACCGCGCCGCCACGTGA
- a CDS encoding phosphatase PAP2 family protein: MTDTTTRPTAARRPRRIAPRLPGGRTLRDGHRIYWWVEILAILAYYAVYSAVRNAADANVRLARQHAHQLIHVEHLIGILHEQTLQRWALHFEPLIVAMNYVYGSLHFVVTAGVGVYLFRKWSDDYPKWRNTLAITTGLALIGFYFWPLMPPRLYGHGFIDTLAKYPTIWSFNSGEMSKLSNQYAAMPSVHCAWALFCACALVPRLRSTWAKVLAACYPALTVTAIVLTGNHYFLDAVGGFTTLGIGYVAARAITRAGRGEPVVDIAAQERRERGRVTQEPEPALPERGTGTEGSL, from the coding sequence TTGACCGACACCACCACGCGACCCACCGCCGCACGTCGGCCACGCCGCATCGCGCCCCGTCTCCCCGGCGGGCGGACCCTGCGCGACGGTCACCGCATCTACTGGTGGGTCGAGATCCTCGCGATCCTCGCCTACTACGCCGTGTACTCCGCGGTACGCAACGCGGCCGACGCGAACGTGCGGCTCGCGCGCCAACACGCACACCAGCTCATCCACGTCGAGCACCTCATCGGCATCCTCCACGAGCAGACGCTGCAACGGTGGGCGCTGCACTTCGAGCCGCTCATCGTCGCGATGAACTACGTCTACGGCTCGCTGCACTTCGTCGTGACGGCGGGCGTCGGCGTCTACCTCTTCCGCAAGTGGAGCGACGACTACCCGAAGTGGCGCAACACGCTCGCGATCACGACGGGCCTCGCGCTGATCGGCTTCTACTTCTGGCCGCTCATGCCACCGCGTCTCTACGGGCACGGCTTCATCGACACGCTGGCCAAGTACCCGACGATCTGGTCGTTCAACTCGGGCGAGATGAGCAAGCTGTCGAACCAGTACGCGGCGATGCCGAGCGTGCACTGTGCCTGGGCGCTGTTCTGCGCGTGCGCGCTCGTCCCGCGGCTGCGCTCGACGTGGGCGAAGGTGCTCGCGGCCTGCTACCCGGCACTGACCGTCACCGCGATCGTCCTCACCGGAAACCACTACTTCCTGGACGCGGTCGGCGGCTTCACGACGCTCGGCATCGGTTACGTCGCGGCGCGCGCCATCACGCGCGCGGGCCGCGGTGAACCGGTCGTCGACATCGCGGCGCAGGAGCGTCGCGAACGCGGCCGCGTGACGCAGGAACCCGAGCCGGCACTTCCCGAACGCGGTACCGGCACGGAGGGCTCGCTGTAA
- a CDS encoding lysylphosphatidylglycerol synthase transmembrane domain-containing protein, with translation MAATETASRGRASRPWVFWVRIVVSLGLLALLVSRINLRNLVPRHPHLATAAFLAAGLAVTLLGFVLSAWRWQRVLCVFDTPVKVRILLSHYLAGQFVGNVLPSTIGGDVLRVSRASNSTGSMSDAFASVALERLTGFLSLPLLSLLGFAFMPSLLDGKTARGSHLALLVDGVALTALLSILLLAASPRLAGRFREHENWMRFIGAVHVGVDRLRRRPRLAMPVIVASVLYQISTILTVWFAIKTLDLSIPAGAVVAYVPAVAMLQVLPISLSGLGVREGALVIFFHHWVRSGQAVAVGLLWYAMLLVVSLLGAPSFAIGHRLGVAGQEQDPRAPADEPEEPKR, from the coding sequence ATGGCGGCGACCGAGACGGCGAGCAGAGGCCGTGCGTCCCGCCCCTGGGTCTTCTGGGTGCGGATCGTCGTCAGCCTCGGCCTCCTCGCCCTGCTCGTCTCGCGCATCAACCTGCGCAACCTCGTCCCGCGCCACCCGCACCTGGCGACGGCGGCGTTCCTCGCCGCGGGCCTCGCGGTCACGCTGCTCGGCTTCGTCCTCTCGGCCTGGCGTTGGCAGCGGGTGCTGTGCGTGTTCGACACGCCCGTGAAGGTCCGGATCCTGCTGTCGCACTACCTCGCCGGGCAGTTCGTCGGCAACGTGCTGCCGTCGACCATCGGCGGCGACGTGCTGCGGGTCAGCCGGGCGTCGAACAGCACAGGCTCCATGAGCGACGCGTTCGCGTCCGTCGCGCTCGAGCGGTTGACCGGCTTCCTGTCGCTCCCGCTCCTCAGCCTGCTCGGCTTCGCGTTCATGCCGAGCCTGCTGGACGGGAAGACGGCACGCGGCAGCCACCTGGCGCTGCTCGTCGACGGGGTCGCGCTCACCGCGCTCCTGTCGATCCTGCTGCTCGCGGCGAGCCCCCGGCTCGCGGGCCGGTTCCGCGAGCACGAGAACTGGATGCGCTTCATCGGCGCGGTCCACGTCGGCGTGGACCGGCTGCGCCGCCGGCCTCGCCTCGCGATGCCGGTGATCGTCGCGTCGGTGCTCTACCAGATCTCGACGATCCTGACCGTCTGGTTCGCGATCAAGACGCTCGACCTGTCGATCCCCGCGGGAGCGGTCGTGGCCTACGTCCCGGCGGTCGCGATGCTCCAGGTGCTGCCGATCTCGCTGAGCGGCCTCGGCGTCCGCGAGGGTGCACTCGTCATCTTCTTCCACCACTGGGTCCGGTCCGGCCAGGCTGTCGCCGTGGGATTGCTCTGGTACGCGATGTTGTTGGTCGTGAGTCTCCTCGGCGCGCCGTCGTTCGCCATCGGGCACCGCCTCGGCGTCGCCGGCCAGGAGCAGGACCCCAGAGCCCCGGCGGACGAACCCGAAGAGCCGAAGCGTTGA
- a CDS encoding alpha/beta fold hydrolase, with translation MRITVDEGVALEVDVRGDGPGLFLVHGFGGAKEDFGDHLDTLAEGYRVVAFDHRGHGASDGPDDPDRYTLDRLADDTIAVADALGLDTFRLLGHSMGGMVAQRVVLAHAARVDALVLMDTAPGPVPGIDPELMDAAAKIILEDGKDALKPLLDAAATLDTPAHLRLLAEREGFQEFEDSKWDALAAAMWAGAARDMAHQEDRLADLAAIRCPTLVIVGEQDRPFVEVSRAMAATIPGATLAVIPDAGHSPQFENPEPWLRALTEFLARVDA, from the coding sequence GTGAGGATCACGGTTGACGAAGGCGTCGCGCTCGAGGTCGACGTGCGCGGCGACGGCCCGGGGCTGTTCCTGGTCCACGGGTTCGGTGGTGCGAAGGAGGACTTCGGCGACCACCTCGACACGCTGGCGGAGGGGTACCGCGTCGTCGCCTTCGACCACCGTGGTCACGGAGCGAGCGACGGGCCGGACGATCCCGACCGCTACACGCTCGACCGGCTCGCCGACGACACCATCGCGGTGGCGGACGCGCTCGGCCTCGACACCTTCCGGTTGCTCGGCCACTCGATGGGCGGGATGGTCGCGCAGCGCGTCGTGCTCGCCCACGCCGCGCGCGTCGACGCGCTCGTGCTGATGGACACCGCGCCCGGGCCCGTGCCCGGCATCGACCCCGAGCTGATGGACGCCGCCGCGAAGATCATCCTCGAGGACGGCAAGGACGCGTTGAAGCCGTTGCTCGACGCCGCGGCGACGTTGGACACGCCCGCGCACCTCCGTCTCCTTGCGGAGCGCGAGGGGTTCCAGGAGTTCGAGGACTCCAAGTGGGACGCGCTCGCCGCCGCGATGTGGGCGGGCGCGGCGCGCGACATGGCACACCAGGAGGACCGGCTCGCCGACCTCGCGGCGATCCGCTGCCCGACGCTCGTCATCGTCGGCGAGCAGGACCGGCCGTTCGTCGAGGTGAGCCGGGCGATGGCGGCGACGATCCCCGGTGCGACGCTCGCGGTGATCCCCGACGCCGGGCACTCGCCGCAGTTCGAGAACCCGGAGCCCTGGCTGCGCGCGCTCACCGAGTTCCTCGCGCGCGTCGACGCGTGA
- a CDS encoding acetolactate synthase, with protein sequence MTTGARVGGVLAADVLARHGVDRVFTLSGGHLFPLYDGCVQRDIRIVDTRHEQTAAFAAEGHAKVTRGVGVAALTAGPGVTNGVSAMTAAWMNGSPVTVIGGRAPQARWGSGSLQELDHLPIVGSITKSAMTASATASIPGDLDAAVRAACTPHRGPTFLDVPLDVFFGAAEVDVPVAPDRSVLRCDDPDDDAVARVAVLVAGAERPVLVTGGDLYWAHAEDGVRAFAEMARVPVFANGMGRGLLPADHELAFSRARSLALKEADLVVVAGTPLDFRLGFGHFGDARVVHLADTRDGVSRNVELAASAGGDLARTFALLADGGSGGRADRHDAWIARLRDEERARREKERDTLDADTTPIHPARVYGEVIPRLARDAIVIGDGGDFVSYAGKLVDTYTPGCFLDPGPYGCLGMGTGYALAAALAYPSRQVVLLLGDGAAGFSLMDFDTLVRFGVHVVAIVGNNGIWGLEKHPMQAVYGYDVAAELRPGTRYDEVVRALGGGGELVTEPRQLGAALDRAFAADGPVLVNVLTDPADAYPRSSNLA encoded by the coding sequence GTGACGACCGGGGCGCGCGTGGGTGGCGTCCTCGCCGCCGACGTGCTCGCGCGCCACGGCGTCGACCGCGTCTTCACGCTGTCGGGCGGCCACCTGTTCCCCCTGTACGACGGGTGCGTGCAACGCGACATCCGCATCGTCGACACGCGTCACGAGCAGACGGCGGCGTTCGCGGCGGAGGGGCACGCGAAGGTCACCCGAGGCGTCGGCGTCGCCGCCCTGACCGCCGGGCCCGGCGTGACGAACGGTGTGAGCGCGATGACGGCCGCGTGGATGAACGGCTCGCCCGTCACGGTCATCGGTGGACGTGCGCCGCAGGCGCGGTGGGGCAGCGGGTCGCTGCAGGAGCTCGACCACCTGCCGATCGTCGGGTCGATCACGAAGTCCGCGATGACCGCGAGCGCGACGGCGTCGATCCCCGGCGATCTCGATGCAGCCGTGCGCGCCGCGTGCACGCCCCACCGGGGCCCGACCTTTCTCGACGTCCCGCTCGACGTGTTCTTCGGCGCGGCGGAGGTGGACGTGCCCGTTGCGCCGGACCGATCCGTGCTGCGGTGTGACGACCCCGACGACGACGCGGTCGCGCGCGTGGCGGTGCTCGTCGCGGGCGCCGAGCGGCCGGTGCTCGTCACGGGCGGGGACCTCTACTGGGCGCACGCGGAGGACGGCGTGCGCGCCTTCGCCGAGATGGCGCGCGTGCCGGTGTTCGCGAACGGGATGGGGCGCGGGTTGCTGCCCGCCGATCACGAGCTCGCGTTCTCGCGTGCTCGCTCGCTCGCGTTGAAGGAGGCCGATCTCGTCGTCGTCGCAGGCACGCCGCTCGACTTCCGGCTCGGGTTCGGGCACTTCGGCGACGCGCGCGTCGTGCATCTCGCGGACACGCGCGACGGCGTGTCGCGCAACGTGGAGCTCGCGGCGTCCGCGGGTGGTGACCTGGCGCGCACGTTTGCGCTGCTCGCCGACGGCGGCTCCGGTGGTCGCGCCGATCGCCACGACGCGTGGATCGCGCGGCTGCGTGACGAGGAGCGCGCCCGTCGCGAGAAGGAGCGCGACACGCTCGACGCGGACACCACGCCGATCCACCCCGCGCGCGTGTACGGGGAGGTGATCCCGCGGCTCGCGCGCGACGCGATCGTCATCGGCGACGGCGGCGACTTCGTGTCGTACGCGGGGAAGCTCGTGGACACGTACACGCCCGGGTGCTTCCTCGACCCCGGTCCGTACGGCTGTCTCGGCATGGGGACGGGCTACGCGCTCGCCGCCGCCCTCGCGTACCCGTCGCGTCAGGTCGTGCTGCTGCTCGGCGACGGCGCGGCCGGGTTCTCGCTGATGGACTTCGACACCCTCGTGCGCTTCGGCGTGCACGTCGTCGCGATCGTCGGCAACAACGGGATCTGGGGGTTGGAGAAGCACCCGATGCAGGCGGTGTACGGCTACGACGTCGCCGCCGAGCTGCGGCCTGGGACGCGATACGACGAGGTCGTCCGCGCGCTCGGCGGTGGTGGCGAGCTCGTGACCGAGCCGCGCCAGCTGGGTGCGGCGCTCGACCGCGCGTTCGCGGCGGACGGTCCCGTCCTCGTCAACGTCCTGACCGACCCGGCCGACGCCTACCCGCGCTCCAGCAACCTCGCCTGA